GTGCGATCGATCGGGAACGTCGTTCCTGCCAACGCGCCTGCTCCAAGCGGCAGAATATCAATGCGCTTGACAAGATCCTGCAGCCGCTCCACATCTCTGCCGAACATCCAGAAGTATGCCATCATGTGATGGCTGAAAAGTACCGGTTGCGCCCTTTGCAAATGCGTATAGCCAGGTATGATCACATCGATATGGCTCTTCGCCATCGACAGGCATGCGTCCTGCAGCACTGCCAGCAAGCGGATGATTTCTTTTACTTGACGGCGCAAATACAAATGCATATCGAGGGCAACCTGGTCGTTGCGGCTGCGGCCGGTATGCAATTTCCCGCCGACGGGCCCGATCAGATCCAGCAAATGCTTTTCCATATTCATATGTACATCTTCATGCGCCACATCAAAAGTCAATTGGCCTTCCGCCAACTTTTGCTGCAGCAACTGCAGGCCGGCGACAATTTTCTCCACATCTTCCAGTGGTAGAATGCCGCAAGCGCCCAGCATTTTCACATGTGCGATACTGCCGCGCAAATCGTCTTCCGCCAAGCGCTGGTCAAACCCTATGGATGCTGTATATTCTTCAACGAGTTGATCGGTCGGCTTGGTAAACCGACCGCCCCATAATTTCGACACTATGGATACCTTCCTCTCTTTATCCTGCCTTCACACATCCCCATTCCCGCAAACGGGATCGAGGAACTTCATTCCTATGAATTTTGCCCGACCCCAGTCGCCACTTTCAGGCGCAATGCATTTAAGCGGATAAACCCGGTGGCATCGGATTGGTTGTATGCTTGCGTGGGATCTGCTTCCATCGTTGCGATGTTCGGATTGTACAGACTGACAGGACTTTTCACGCCTGCCGCAATGACATTCCCTTTGTAGAGCTTTACGCGAACCGTACCTGTGACATTTTTCTGGCTCTCTGTGACAAGCGCCTGCAATGCCAAGCGTTCCGGCGCAAACCAAAATCCATTGTATACAAGTGTACTGTACTTGGAAATGAGGGAATCCCGCAACTGCATCACTTCACGGTCCATCGTCAACGATTCCATGCGGCGGTGTGCGGCGAACAGAATCGTGCCGCCCGGTGTTTCATACACACCGCGGCTTTTCATGCCGACAAAGCGGTTCTCTACCATATCCACACGACCGATCCCGTGCTTGCCGCCCAACTCATTCAATTTGTCCATGACCTGCAGCGGCGTCATGGATTCGCCATTTAATCCGACGCAGTTTCCCTGCTCAAAATTCAGTTCCAGATATTCCGGTTGGTCCGGCGCATCTTCCGGAGATACGCTCAATACAAACATGTCCTTGTTTTCTTCACTGCTGGCGTCAAACCAAGGATCTTCCAAAATCCCGCTCTCAAAGCTGATATGCAATAGATTACGGTCCATGGAGTACGGCTTGGATGCGGTTGCCTGCACTTGAATCCCATGCTTTTCTGCATATGCGATCATTTCTGCGCGGCCCGGAAACTGTTCCCGGAACTCTTCAATGCGCCATGGCGCGATCACTTCCAAGTCCGGCGCCAACGCGGCTGCCGTCAGTTCAAAGCGCACCTGATCATTCCCCTTGCCGGTAGCGCCATGTGCGATGGCAGTCGCTCCTTCCAACTTCGCGATTTCCACCATCCGTTTGGCGAT
Above is a window of Fodinisporobacter ferrooxydans DNA encoding:
- a CDS encoding argininosuccinate synthase, with the translated sequence MAKQKIVLAYSGGLDTSVILTWLKETYDAEIITFTADIGQKEELDGLEEKALQTGASKVYIDDLRAEFAQDFIYPMFQAGALYEGQYLLGTSIARPLIAKRMVEIAKLEGATAIAHGATGKGNDQVRFELTAAALAPDLEVIAPWRIEEFREQFPGRAEMIAYAEKHGIQVQATASKPYSMDRNLLHISFESGILEDPWFDASSEENKDMFVLSVSPEDAPDQPEYLELNFEQGNCVGLNGESMTPLQVMDKLNELGGKHGIGRVDMVENRFVGMKSRGVYETPGGTILFAAHRRMESLTMDREVMQLRDSLISKYSTLVYNGFWFAPERLALQALVTESQKNVTGTVRVKLYKGNVIAAGVKSPVSLYNPNIATMEADPTQAYNQSDATGFIRLNALRLKVATGVGQNS